One region of Cyanobium sp. M30B3 genomic DNA includes:
- a CDS encoding KpsF/GutQ family sugar-phosphate isomerase → MSALTRCLEEEAAAISAAAQRLDAEEVEKALEELEACRQRRGKLVITGVGKSGIVARKIAATFSSIGLTSVFLNPVDALHGDLGIVNAEDVALLLSNSGETEEVLAILPHLKRRGTARIALVGRIDSSLARGCDVVLDGSVDREVCPLNLAPTASTAVAMAIGDALAAVWMERAGISPVDFAINHPAGALGRQLTLTVADVMVPAAELTPLAPDAPLPAVIAHLTQGSWRRGSLGASWVHAAGDATRLAGLITDGDLRRTLQRHEPGEWGEVTAGQMATADPITVTAEVLAATALELMERNPRQAISVLPVVEAGEPSRVTGLLRLHDLVQAGFSRSGP, encoded by the coding sequence TTGTCTGCCCTGACCCGCTGTCTGGAGGAGGAAGCGGCGGCGATATCGGCCGCGGCGCAACGGCTGGACGCCGAGGAGGTGGAAAAGGCGCTGGAGGAGCTGGAGGCCTGCCGTCAGCGGCGGGGGAAGCTGGTGATCACGGGAGTGGGCAAGAGCGGGATCGTGGCGCGCAAGATCGCGGCCACCTTTTCCTCGATCGGGCTCACCTCGGTGTTTCTGAACCCGGTGGACGCGCTGCACGGGGATCTGGGGATCGTGAATGCGGAGGATGTGGCCCTGCTGCTCTCCAACAGCGGCGAGACGGAGGAGGTGCTGGCGATCCTGCCGCACCTGAAACGGCGTGGCACGGCGCGGATCGCGCTGGTGGGGCGGATCGACTCGAGCCTGGCGCGGGGCTGCGATGTGGTGCTGGATGGGTCGGTGGACCGGGAGGTGTGTCCGCTGAACCTGGCGCCGACGGCCAGCACGGCGGTGGCGATGGCGATCGGCGATGCGCTTGCGGCGGTGTGGATGGAGCGAGCCGGGATCTCGCCGGTGGATTTCGCGATCAACCACCCGGCGGGAGCGCTGGGTCGCCAGCTGACGCTGACGGTGGCGGACGTGATGGTGCCGGCCGCCGAACTCACCCCCCTGGCACCGGACGCGCCGCTGCCGGCGGTGATCGCCCACCTCACCCAGGGCAGCTGGCGGCGGGGCAGCCTGGGCGCCAGCTGGGTACATGCGGCCGGGGACGCCACGCGGCTGGCGGGGCTGATCACCGACGGGGACCTGCGGCGCACCCTGCAGCGGCACGAACCGGGGGAGTGGGGTGAGGTGACGGCGGGGCAGATGGCCACCGCCGATCCGATCACGGTGACGGCGGAGGTGCTGGCGGCAACGGCGCTGGAGCTGATGGAGCGCAATCCCCGCCAGGCGATCTCGGTGCTGCCGGTGGTGGAGGCCGGCGAGCCCAGTCGGGTGACGGGCCTGCTGCGACTCCACGATCTGGTGCAGGCAGGCTTCAGCCGCAGCGGGCCGTGA
- the kdsA gene encoding 3-deoxy-8-phosphooctulonate synthase: MTAPLRLIAGPCVIENRELVLQVAEQVSGLCERLGIEYVFKASFDKANRSSGKSFRGPGPQEGLAILAEVRERFGVKVLTDIHESHQAAAAAEAVDVLQIPAFLCRQTDLLEAAARAVAGTDKVVNVKKGQFLAPWDMAQVVGKLAECGLEAGSGRLWLTERGSSFGYNTLVVDYRSLPQLQALGCPVIFDATHAVQQPGGRGSSSGGQREFVAPLARAAVAVGVDGLFMEVHPDPEQALSDGPNMVPLHRLEALLQQLLAIRAATAGGVAVSSL, translated from the coding sequence ATGACCGCCCCCCTGCGCCTGATCGCCGGCCCCTGCGTGATCGAGAACCGGGAGCTGGTGCTGCAGGTGGCGGAACAGGTAAGTGGGCTGTGCGAGCGGCTGGGGATCGAGTACGTGTTCAAGGCCAGTTTCGACAAGGCCAACCGCAGCTCGGGCAAGTCGTTCCGAGGCCCTGGACCGCAGGAGGGTCTGGCGATCCTGGCGGAGGTCAGGGAGCGCTTTGGGGTGAAGGTGCTCACCGACATCCACGAGAGCCACCAGGCGGCGGCGGCGGCCGAGGCGGTGGACGTGCTGCAGATTCCGGCGTTCCTGTGCCGGCAGACCGACCTGCTGGAGGCGGCGGCCCGGGCGGTGGCGGGCACCGACAAGGTGGTGAACGTGAAAAAGGGTCAGTTCCTGGCGCCGTGGGACATGGCGCAGGTGGTGGGCAAGCTGGCGGAGTGCGGTCTGGAGGCGGGCAGCGGGCGGCTTTGGCTCACCGAGCGGGGCAGCAGCTTTGGATACAACACGCTGGTGGTGGACTACCGCAGCCTGCCGCAGCTGCAGGCGTTGGGTTGCCCGGTGATCTTTGATGCCACCCATGCGGTGCAGCAACCTGGGGGCCGGGGCAGCAGTTCCGGTGGCCAGCGGGAGTTCGTGGCGCCGCTGGCGCGGGCGGCGGTGGCGGTGGGAGTGGACGGGCTGTTCATGGAGGTGCACCCGGATCCGGAGCAGGCCCTGAGCGACGGGCCGAACATGGTGCCGCTGCACCGGCTGGAGGCGCTGCTGCAGCAGCTGCTGGCGATCCGGGCGGCGACGGCGGGCGGGGTGGCGGTGAGCAGCCTGTGA